GATGGACTGTTGGCCTTGATCTGACCGGCAAGTTTCATTACTTCATCCATAAGCTGGTCTGCAGCGACCACTTTGTTGATGAGTCCCATCCCATACGCTTCCTGGGCGCTGATTGTTCTGCCGGAAAATATCAGTTCCTTCGCTTTTGCCAGACCTGCCAGTTTTGCTGTTCTCTGAGTCCCGCCGAAACCGGGAAAAATGCCGAGAGTGGTCTCCGGAAAGCCGACTTTTGCTTTCTCGGAAGCATAAATAATGTCACATGCGAGAGCTACTTCGAACCCTCCGCCGAGGGCGTATCCGTTAACTGCCGCGATAACAGGTTTCCTCATATTCTCCAAGGAGCCAAGGGCATCATGACCCCTTTGCGAGAAAGTCATGCCCTCAAGGGCGCTCAGATCCTTCATTTCAAGTATATCGGCCCCTGCAATAAAAGCCTTGGTGCCTTCGCCCGTCATAATGACCACACGCACGGCAGGGTTATTATTGAGT
This sequence is a window from Syntrophobacterales bacterium. Protein-coding genes within it:
- a CDS encoding enoyl-CoA hydratase/isomerase family protein, which gives rise to MEYKNLLVEINDGIGIVKINRPKALNSLNSETLVEIKDVAEKLNNNPAVRVVIMTGEGTKAFIAGADILEMKDLSALEGMTFSQRGHDALGSLENMRKPVIAAVNGYALGGGFEVALACDIIYASEKAKVGFPETTLGIFPGFGGTQRTAKLAGLAKAKELIFSGRTISAQEAYGMGLINKVVAADQLMDEVMKLAGQIKANSPSSISLAKECISKSLYLGMEEALLLEAKDFGLCFATKDQKEGMTAFVEKRKPTFTGQ